Genomic DNA from Macadamia integrifolia cultivar HAES 741 unplaced genomic scaffold, SCU_Mint_v3 scaffold2457, whole genome shotgun sequence:
GTAGATCAGATTTTTGGAGGTATAATAGTTGGCGTAATTACAATAATTTAAACCTTCCTCTGTACAGTCACGTCATAAAATTCAAATCCATTTCTTTAAGCTACACAGATGCCGCAAACGGAACCATCTAATGGCACAAGCACTCACAAATGTACGCATGATCAAATCAATGAACACAGAAGCCAAGATCCGTTCAATACTAAATtttgaaactcaaaaaaaaaaaaagcaagtcTGGAATAGAATGCATCAGAAATACAACGGACAGGCACCAATAAAAATATCGTTTGAAATAGAGAAACTTACAATGTTGCCACATGTTTCCAGCCAGATCCTCCGCCCTCTTCGTGGTTTCTCCCACCTTCTTTCCCCACCTCCCAAGCACATTGCGAACAGTTTCCATCTTCTCTGATCAGAACACGAACTTATTAAAACAAACAGTAAAGAATCTCCAAAGACCGCATTCAATTCATCCTTCGATTTAGAAATTCAGACCTATAGAAACATTttgaaaaggaaggagagatgCTCACCCTTGATGGACGAGGAAGACGACAGCCCGGAGGAAGAAGAGACGTAAGGATTGGATTCAGGAGGCATTGCGGTGGAGAGATTTTCGGGAATAGCAGAAGGTTTTTGCGACCTATTTGTCGAAGGATCGCCTTGCGATTGAGTTCCCATCACAAGGGTATCCCAATTCTCCTGATTAGTAGCAGCAGcgggaggtggaggaggaggaggaggaggaggaggaggagaaataTCTTTCGGATCGAGTTTCGGGTACGGGGCGTAATCCGAGGAGTGCTTGCCTTCGCTATCCGATTTCCTCGTGCCGTTTTGattgccttcttcttcttgttgttggTGATCCATCTCCACTGGAGTTTCGGATCTCGAGAAGATCACTGATGACATTCCTACTGATCACTACTTCTCTCTCTTGTTGCCGTCTTTGCATTATTCTCTTTTACTTTTGTTTCTCCAGGAAGGATAGTGAGAGTCGAAGGAAGGAATGAAGGAgcaggaaaagagaaggaaagattcTGGTTGTCGAGGTTATTGGAAGTTTTGAACTGCCTTCTCCAGTCCTCCACTCCTCCCCTCACACATCGCTTAACGTCTCTCTGTAGTGTAGTGTGTGGTGTATGTAGTGTGTAGTGTGTAGTGTGTTTTTCCCCAATCACTCCCATTCGCCGACGTGCGTCATTTGGGAACGGTTATCGAAGCGGGAAATGATTCCAAATAATTGGCTTACTGTGGTAATGGTGCTCTAACACTTTTTCAACTGTCAGATTCAATCTCTAGTCGCAATTCCGTTGCGGTCCTACGTATgggtgtcaactggtcgggccggtccggttttgatcgggcttaatcggacttgaagacttttaaaggttgcaccgtgtctgcccatttaactaatcgggcttagttagtgagggcatggtacactttatattcggttgGTTGGTCTcggggctataatcgggctattaAAATCAAgacttaatcgggttttagtcggaTCTTAATCGGGCCacgaacatgtttaatgttaaacgggcgtaACCGGTTTTAAACGGGTCTTCTTTAATATTATTGAGCAACGACGCCGTGACGGACGATGGGgtttggtttcctatttttcattgTCTAAATCTgattgtggttgttcttttatttgttttaaactgGTTGGACATTTCATAATCCGTGTTATGTACAGTAACATGGTTAATTttgcaaaataaatttttaaggaaagagatgattggatgaaaatgcAATGAGAATGCCCTCATGTGGGATTGCCCATAACTACAAATGAATCTCAATAAATGTATTGACTGATCCAAGGAACCTACTCTCTTCGaagtcacatatttaaaaacatcataaaaaatccaaagcattgatccaacatgctcctaaagctctttcttaacgactatttaattaagagcggtttgggtatttataggtgaacttagtgaagcattttaagcaggaaatcaggctctaacggtcgtattctgggacgatcgatcgaccgccaagagccgttgaggcaaaatatagccgttggggcacttccaggcagtcaccggtcgatcgggactttctaccggtcgaccggctatggtctctGACAGTTCCGATCGACCAGGGCTtctagccggtcgaccgccaacatgacatactctcggtcgggtaaaataggtatcttaCAACTGGGCCGGGCCAAGCCGGTGCAAAATAGACCGGTCTCAGTCGGGTGCCTGACGGTCCAAGTAGTAGgactgagaccgaccgtttattaaacgtgcgggctcaagcccgacacgtttaataaacgggccgggccGGGCTATAAACGGTCGGTTTCGATCAGTTTCTTCCGATCgagccacgaattgacacccctagtcctaAGACTTAACCGGTCGAAGACGGCCTTTGACCATGGTCAATGGGTGACGTTGGAGTCCACCTAAACGGGCGATGATCCTCTACCGCAGGTGCGGTCGTGCAGTGAGCATAGGAAGGTCAAGACAACATCAGCACACACCCCGATGCTGTGCTGGCCATTGGATCCTCACCACTCCGCCGCACCCGCGGCAGAAGATTTTTTTCTCACCAAAACAGACGAGGCCTAACAGAGAACTGGGTTTGCAACTGTAACCTGTAAACCATTGGATAAGAACCTTTTACAGGAAATCTTCGCAGGCACACCGCCTTTACTATTCGAATCAATCCCCTTATACCTCCCATATATATCACATATATcatattataatattatatataaaagcATGAAGTGATAAATATTTTACTTGATAATTTtgggttttattattattttccttcgtctttattttttatattttcttagaGTGCAGGTATCTAGTACCTAGAGAGTTGCACCTTTCTTCGCTATCTTGTAGGAATCGAttagaacaagaacaagaacaatgGAAATTGCGAGCCAATCTCAATTCtcaaagagaaattttagggtttcaaaTCATACATCTACCTCTTCATTCCATAGTAAATAAAAGTACAATAGGTAGTTGTAACTTACCCCACTACTTATCCCCATTACATGCTAACTTCAACAATAACTAACGTAGGACTCAATCCTAATGACAACTCAACATAACCGACTCAACATAACCAccccatacaagtaataatAACATCATATAACACCCTTACATACTTAACTCACACATGTGATAATAACCAAAGACTCCTACTCACATGCGATAACATACAATAACCCTATTAATAACTAACTCCTACTCACATGCCATAACACGCAATAAAACACTCAATAACCCTAGCTGGTACGTAACAAATCCTCCCCACTAAAATTGGTCTTGTCCTCAAGACCAGGAAATTGCAGCTTAAACTCCTTCAAATTCTCCCATGTTGCCTCGGCAGGAGACATTCCCTACCAATGAATTAGCACTTGCGGAATCTTCTTGTGGACTCGAGAACTTAGTACAGCTTGGGGTTTAACGTGTAACACATCTCCTTCTCTCACCACATCTGGTAATTCTCCCTGTGCGGCATAATCAACGCCCAATGTCCTCTTGAGCAAAGAGACATGAAAAATAGGATGAATTTGGGATCCTTCTGGCAACTGTAATTTATATGCAACTTTCCCCATCTATTGAATAACTTGGAAAGGACCATAGAACCGTGGAGCAAGCTTTCGATTTTTCCTCAGGACAACGGATCGCTACCGATAAGGATGGAGTTTAAGATATACCCAATCCCCAATTTCAAACTCACGTTCCTTGTGCCGGCGATCATAGAC
This window encodes:
- the LOC122066548 gene encoding GEM-like protein 1 — protein: MSSVIFSRSETPVEMDHQQQEEEGNQNGTRKSDSEGKHSSDYAPYPKLDPKDISPPPPPPPPPPPPAAATNQENWDTLVMGTQSQGDPSTNRSQKPSAIPENLSTAMPPESNPYVSSSSGLSSSSSIKEKMETVRNVLGRWGKKVGETTKRAEDLAGNMWQHLKTAPSVADAAMGRIAQGTKVIAEGGYEKIFRQTFETVPEEQLKNSYACYLSTSAGPVMGILYLSTSKLAFCSDSPLSYKIGDQTAWSYYKILIPLHQLKAINPSASKAKPAEKYIQITSVDNHEFWFMGFVNYDGAVINLQDTLQGCNLQSV